In the Helicobacter typhlonius genome, one interval contains:
- a CDS encoding HrcA family transcriptional regulator — protein sequence MSKKEMLLSRVIVEYLKHREPIGSESLKMLMDTKISSATIRNYFKALADEGLLFQPHISSGRIPTPQALKSYWYRQFDTKSVIEIDSFERIKKACFESQVFCAVSIEQSNRLCAITRLDEQRLLLEFEHIGITLPFSNAIERFLRELKGLEVSDVRKIAYQVRAMELLDVLSYAQSRNLSRFGVGALVQAYHQNSDEQSFYSIIDGGIFDILQNGIYCEEVLPKGYVAIIQDIELQTYPDKKSRMLCVGALDRDFTQFFEYVKS from the coding sequence TTGAGCAAAAAAGAAATGTTGCTTTCTCGCGTGATTGTTGAGTATCTCAAGCATAGAGAACCAATTGGTTCTGAATCTTTAAAAATGCTTATGGATACAAAAATTTCATCTGCAACAATACGCAATTATTTTAAGGCACTTGCTGATGAGGGACTACTCTTTCAACCTCACATTAGCAGTGGGCGTATCCCTACACCACAAGCCTTGAAGTCGTATTGGTATAGGCAGTTTGATACAAAATCCGTGATTGAAATAGATTCGTTTGAGCGCATCAAAAAGGCTTGTTTTGAATCTCAAGTCTTTTGCGCGGTGAGTATTGAGCAGAGTAATCGGCTTTGTGCGATTACTCGTTTAGATGAACAGAGGCTTTTGCTAGAGTTTGAGCATATTGGTATTACCTTGCCCTTTTCGAATGCGATTGAGCGATTTTTGCGCGAATTAAAGGGCTTGGAGGTGAGCGATGTGCGTAAAATCGCCTATCAGGTGCGTGCTATGGAGTTGTTAGATGTGCTTAGTTATGCACAAAGCAGGAATTTATCACGCTTTGGCGTTGGAGCTCTAGTGCAAGCCTATCATCAAAATAGCGATGAACAGAGCTTTTACTCTATTATAGACGGAGGTATTTTTGATATTTTACAGAATGGAATATATTGTGAGGAGGTGCTACCTAAGGGATATGTGGCGATTATACAGGATATAGAGTTACAAACTTACCCCGATAAAAAGAGCAGAATGCTTTGTGTTGGGGCATTAGATAGGGATTTTACTCAATTTTTTGAGTATGTAAAATCTTAA
- a CDS encoding class II aldolase and adducin N-terminal domain-containing protein → MHHCLQNATIYPMDIHTSQAHSKLIADIAHISLAMFKKGFFGIFHGAISARVSKNRFIINKQQVIFDNLSEDSMIMLYQKQDYRWKEASLHTPIHAAIYKDFSEAKFIAYAMPPYLVSYSLKYDTLEPKDYFGYKFLAPRIDIFDPKDYDSWSEQSDTDITRYFKEHSHSFMLIKGYGVYVYARDLYTLAKVIALIENSCKIAHLNADLGEIFQASPKYDV, encoded by the coding sequence TTGCACCATTGCCTACAAAATGCTACAATTTACCCTATGGATATACATACTTCTCAAGCTCATAGCAAACTTATTGCGGATATTGCCCATATCTCACTTGCAATGTTTAAAAAGGGATTTTTTGGCATATTTCACGGCGCAATCTCCGCGCGTGTGTCAAAAAATCGCTTCATTATCAACAAACAACAAGTCATTTTTGATAACCTCAGTGAAGATTCTATGATAATGCTCTATCAAAAACAGGATTATCGCTGGAAAGAGGCTAGTTTGCACACACCTATACACGCAGCGATTTATAAGGATTTTAGTGAGGCAAAATTCATCGCTTATGCTATGCCACCCTATCTCGTCTCTTACTCGCTTAAATATGACACACTTGAGCCAAAGGATTATTTTGGGTATAAGTTTCTCGCACCCCGCATTGATATTTTTGACCCAAAAGATTATGATAGCTGGTCAGAACAATCCGATACAGACATCACGCGATATTTCAAAGAGCATTCGCACTCTTTTATGTTGATTAAGGGCTATGGCGTGTATGTATATGCACGAGACCTCTACACACTCGCAAAGGTTATTGCGCTCATTGAAAATTCTTGCAAAATTGCTCACCTCAACGCGGATTTGGGCGAAATCTTTCAAGCAAGTCCAAAATACGATGTATAA
- a CDS encoding M20/M25/M40 family metallo-hydrolase → MPHLESKPHQDSQSLYENALEAFSALCAIPHCSFHTQDMFAYLCDTLTAQGYEVQADEAKNVYAKRGNPRICLQSHYDMVCVGDSTQHLGVEIVKKDGFLQAKNSSLGADNGVGMACMLAQKAKDIELLFTNDEEVGMIGANNLALKIQSSLLLNLDSEDLHEIVLGCAGGVDIECEINLKNFAKPLDSVLNTHPHIYHITSKGFLGGHSGIDIHKNKENAIVEFGFFLSTLDSYIVNLNAGEKRNSIPVGLEATILCAKNIESCFSTPQGAHFEAKSLQSLENAPTFVYHQNAIVPLICGIHSGVYATSAQGTLSSLNLSLLRQKDSLLEIIIMARANTDSFLQRTINRLQSSIHFLNPHCTMRTSGYYSPWEKSIDSNHKALKLLDSIYSKHSITPHLAQIHAGLECGILKRQILKHNTDLNLEVISIGPTIHEPHSCNERLDLTHFRIFCAILDEFINTY, encoded by the coding sequence ATGCCACACTTAGAATCCAAACCCCACCAAGATTCACAAAGCCTCTATGAAAATGCACTCGAAGCTTTTAGCGCACTCTGCGCCATTCCTCATTGTAGCTTTCACACGCAAGATATGTTTGCCTACCTTTGCGACACGCTCACAGCCCAAGGCTATGAAGTGCAAGCCGATGAGGCAAAAAATGTTTATGCCAAAAGGGGCAATCCGCGCATTTGTCTGCAAAGTCACTATGATATGGTGTGCGTTGGGGATTCTACACAGCATTTAGGCGTAGAGATTGTGAAAAAAGACGGATTCTTACAGGCTAAAAACTCCTCGCTTGGCGCAGACAATGGCGTGGGTATGGCGTGTATGCTCGCACAAAAAGCAAAAGACATTGAATTGCTCTTTACCAATGATGAGGAAGTGGGAATGATAGGCGCAAACAACCTTGCTCTTAAGATTCAATCCTCTTTGCTGCTGAATCTTGACAGCGAGGACTTACACGAAATTGTGCTTGGTTGCGCCGGTGGCGTGGATATAGAATGTGAGATTAACCTCAAAAATTTTGCAAAGCCCCTCGATTCTGTGCTAAATACACACCCACACATCTACCATATCACAAGCAAGGGCTTTTTGGGCGGACACAGCGGTATTGACATTCACAAAAATAAAGAAAATGCTATCGTGGAATTTGGTTTTTTCCTCTCCACCCTTGATAGTTATATTGTGAATCTTAATGCTGGGGAAAAGCGCAACTCCATTCCTGTGGGGCTGGAGGCAACTATCCTATGTGCGAAAAATATTGAATCTTGCTTTAGCACTCCACAAGGAGCACATTTTGAAGCAAAATCTCTGCAATCTTTAGAGAATGCACCGACATTTGTCTATCATCAAAATGCCATTGTGCCGCTTATTTGCGGGATTCATAGTGGGGTGTATGCAACTTCAGCACAAGGCACACTCTCATCACTCAATCTCTCCCTCTTGCGTCAAAAAGATTCTTTACTAGAGATTATCATAATGGCACGGGCAAATACCGATTCTTTTTTGCAACGCACAATCAATCGCTTACAATCAAGCATTCACTTTTTGAATCCTCACTGCACTATGCGCACGAGCGGATATTACAGCCCGTGGGAGAAAAGCATAGATTCAAACCACAAAGCCCTAAAGCTTTTAGATTCTATTTATTCTAAGCACTCTATCACACCCCATCTAGCGCAAATTCACGCCGGACTTGAATGCGGGATTCTAAAAAGACAAATTCTAAAGCATAATACAGACTTAAACCTAGAAGTTATCTCTATTGGTCCCACAATACACGAACCGCACAGCTGCAACGAAAGGCTTGATTTAACACATTTTAGAATCTTTTGTGCAATACTTGATGAGTTTATCAATACATACTAA
- the argC gene encoding N-acetyl-gamma-glutamyl-phosphate reductase: protein MLDSKIKVGIIGVSGYTGLELVKLLVNHPIFTLVYVANSQGGGELGQIHKMLMGLSLAHLPIHKADAKEALQSCELLFLALPHKSAMEMAKEIFTINPKAKVVDLSADYRLNALNYEANYCPHIDKENLSHAVYGLPEYNRESIKKAHLIANPGCYPTATLLALLPFAPYIDINCGVFVDAKSGVSGAGKGFSETSHFSHINENLFSYSPLTHRHQIEISQKCGDIVQRNFDIVFVPHLTPLTRGMLVSVFATLNSTLSAQEAKEVLTKAYENEPFIRIRDKPVSIAQVVGSHFCDIFVATRDKNLYINSSIDNLLRGASSQALANANLMCGLDEGLGMPKVPYGIF, encoded by the coding sequence ATGTTAGATTCAAAAATAAAAGTTGGCATTATCGGCGTGAGCGGCTACACAGGTTTAGAACTCGTTAAGCTCCTTGTCAATCACCCTATTTTTACGCTCGTGTATGTGGCAAATTCACAAGGTGGCGGTGAATTGGGACAGATTCACAAAATGCTTATGGGCTTGTCTTTGGCACATTTGCCTATTCATAAGGCAGATGCAAAAGAGGCTTTGCAATCCTGCGAATTATTGTTTCTCGCCCTACCGCATAAGAGTGCAATGGAGATGGCAAAGGAAATTTTTACTATAAATCCTAAGGCAAAGGTAGTTGATTTGTCCGCGGACTATCGCCTAAATGCACTTAATTATGAGGCGAACTACTGCCCCCATATTGATAAAGAAAATCTCTCTCACGCCGTCTATGGACTACCCGAATATAATAGAGAGAGTATAAAAAAAGCTCATCTTATAGCTAATCCGGGCTGCTACCCCACCGCCACGCTCCTAGCCCTGCTCCCCTTTGCTCCTTATATCGATATAAATTGTGGCGTATTTGTTGATGCAAAAAGTGGCGTAAGTGGCGCAGGGAAAGGCTTTAGCGAGACTTCACATTTTTCACATATTAATGAGAATCTCTTCAGCTACTCGCCTCTTACACACCGCCACCAAATCGAAATTTCCCAAAAATGCGGTGATATAGTCCAAAGAAACTTTGACATCGTCTTTGTCCCTCATCTCACACCGCTCACGCGCGGAATGCTCGTAAGTGTGTTTGCCACGCTCAATTCTACCCTTAGCGCACAGGAAGCAAAAGAAGTGCTTACAAAAGCCTATGAAAACGAACCATTTATCCGTATAAGAGATAAACCCGTGAGTATCGCACAGGTGGTAGGTAGCCATTTTTGCGATATTTTTGTCGCCACAAGGGATAAAAATCTCTATATCAACTCATCAATTGATAATCTCTTGCGCGGGGCAAGCTCACAGGCATTGGCAAATGCAAACCTAATGTGTGGGCTTGATGAAGGCTTAGGTATGCCAAAAGTGCCTTATGGGATTTTTTAG
- a CDS encoding metallophosphoesterase → MNPLSQTKQDSTIILDSKIEPFSQLAHFWENAPLIYNDAIFIADSHFMPLNTTLNDESKNASIALLNYFKSLLDSVQNIPSQIFLMGDIAHLLFGGISSSHKTHKELLELIISLSAHSQIWWFEGNHDFNLVWIGALKKHFNRIFIVPRNDQPKAFLFESNGAKKRILLAHGDLFLNTKYELYIRCMRTQFLQFCMRFIDFVTFGNLYHNIIAKVNRKHIRVGKAQMSEFAPLRICAYEKYMRKKLNIDDLVNLDSIFDAVIEGHFHIGQTYSNGAVYVSLPSFYINGSIFAIQSLPDNKIT, encoded by the coding sequence ATGAATCCTCTTTCACAGACAAAGCAAGATTCTACAATCATATTAGATTCAAAAATAGAACCATTTTCGCAACTCGCGCACTTTTGGGAGAATGCACCACTTATTTATAATGACGCTATTTTTATCGCAGATTCACATTTTATGCCGCTCAATACGACTTTAAACGATGAAAGTAAAAATGCCTCAATTGCGCTTCTTAATTATTTTAAAAGTCTGCTCGATTCGGTGCAAAATATCCCCTCGCAAATCTTTCTTATGGGCGATATTGCTCATCTGCTGTTTGGTGGAATAAGTTCAAGCCACAAAACACATAAAGAGCTTTTAGAGCTTATCATATCTCTTAGTGCGCATTCCCAAATATGGTGGTTTGAGGGCAATCACGATTTTAATCTCGTGTGGATTGGTGCGTTAAAAAAGCATTTCAATCGTATTTTTATTGTCCCGCGCAACGACCAACCAAAGGCATTTTTATTCGAATCTAATGGTGCAAAAAAGCGCATTCTTTTAGCACACGGCGATTTATTTCTCAACACAAAATATGAACTCTATATACGATGTATGCGAACTCAATTTTTGCAGTTTTGTATGCGTTTTATTGATTTTGTAACTTTTGGTAATCTGTATCACAATATCATTGCAAAAGTTAATCGCAAACATATTAGGGTTGGCAAGGCGCAAATGAGCGAGTTTGCGCCACTTAGAATCTGTGCATATGAAAAATATATGCGGAAAAAGCTCAATATAGACGATTTGGTAAATCTAGATTCCATCTTTGATGCGGTTATAGAGGGGCATTTTCATATCGGGCAAACCTATAGCAATGGGGCTGTGTATGTCTCTCTCCCCTCATTTTATATAAATGGAAGCATTTTTGCTATACAATCCTTGCCTGATAATAAAATCACATAA
- a CDS encoding chemotaxis protein CheV, translated as MKSDKIDVMRIASNEMELVDFRIYEDKDGETYEGVYGINVAKVSGIVDYPEEIFETPGSPEYMLGMFDLRGDILPLIDLTRWMRIKPKEDIKYQKKVIVTEFNNKRLGFVVHATKRLRRISWADIESAMFSLSNDEQRGKITGTTRIEDGRTLLILDLEGILDDLDFHMPSGDSADVEQFKAQQKFSGTALIVDDSSIARKLLHNTLTEIGFDVVDAIDGVAGLERLNQLYDQWGNTINQRLKLIISDIEMPRMDGFHFAAQVKNDARFSNIPLLFNSSISDKVSANKGKEIGAEAYLVKFDAKLFYDEISRILSK; from the coding sequence TTGAAAAGCGATAAAATCGATGTTATGCGTATTGCTAGTAATGAAATGGAACTTGTGGATTTTAGAATCTATGAGGACAAAGATGGCGAAACTTATGAAGGTGTGTATGGTATCAATGTCGCTAAGGTAAGCGGTATTGTCGATTATCCTGAGGAAATTTTTGAAACACCCGGTAGCCCAGAATACATGCTGGGTATGTTTGATTTGCGTGGTGATATATTGCCACTTATTGATTTGACGCGTTGGATGAGAATTAAGCCAAAAGAGGATATCAAGTATCAAAAAAAGGTAATTGTTACAGAATTTAACAACAAACGACTTGGTTTTGTCGTCCATGCAACAAAGCGTCTTAGACGAATAAGTTGGGCAGATATAGAATCTGCTATGTTTAGCCTAAGCAATGATGAGCAAAGGGGTAAAATCACCGGCACAACGCGCATAGAGGACGGGCGCACATTGCTTATTTTGGACTTAGAGGGCATTCTTGACGATCTTGATTTCCATATGCCAAGTGGCGATAGTGCCGATGTAGAGCAATTCAAAGCACAGCAAAAATTCAGCGGAACCGCACTCATTGTCGATGATAGCTCTATTGCGCGCAAACTACTACACAACACACTTACAGAGATTGGCTTTGATGTTGTTGATGCGATTGATGGCGTAGCTGGGTTAGAGCGTCTTAATCAGCTGTATGACCAATGGGGAAATACTATAAATCAGCGATTAAAGCTCATTATTTCGGATATCGAAATGCCTAGAATGGACGGATTCCATTTTGCCGCACAAGTCAAAAATGATGCGAGATTTAGTAATATTCCGCTACTTTTTAACTCATCAATTAGCGACAAAGTCAGCGCAAACAAAGGAAAAGAGATAGGAGCAGAGGCTTATTTAGTTAAATTTGATGCAAAACTATTTTATGATGAAATAAGCAGAATTTTGTCAAAATAA